The DNA sequence AAAACTTCACTTAATATGTTACAATTATACTCGGATTCATATACTTAGTattatttaaatcaaattaaagtATATGAAGGTCATATGTAaactaaatatttataaatatatatcatagtacttctatgtaatatataatactaatatatgataaattttatattatatttactTAAATAACTATTTTCTTGTAAGTTTAAGAAAAATGAAACAAAAGTAAATGATTAAGTTCAAACCGTGGTTCAAAATCGAACCAATCTGTTATTTTATGGTCTGGTTTGGTTTGGTCTCGACATTTAATTGGTCTGGTTTAGTTTTGATTTTCAAAAAACCTTTCTTACTGGTTCGGTTCGAAAAAAACAAGAATCTGGACCAAACCAATCCGTGAACACCCCTAAGTAAATCTATATTGATGATGAAACAAATCAACTTCAATGAGAAACAATAGAGCAACAACGAACAAGTATAGGTTCATGATTCAATTGATTAGAGTACACCTGAATCTGTAAGATGTAGATGCGTTTGAAGATGCGGAACAATCGTCGTTGAAGAAGTAAAACTCTGATACCATATTAAACTTAGCTTTCTTTTTTaccaagtaataaaaacacagaGTTGAATAAGATGAATTGCAGAGAATAAGAACATGATTTAGAGAAAGAGAAATTGTATTGAATGTTTAGAATAAAGTTGTAACAATATTACATCACAGTTGTGTACAGTTGTGGTACACAATGACTATATATAGAAGTAGTGCTAAGCTCTAACTAATTGATTAGCTGTAATTTCTGTTAATAGTATTTATAGCTGTATACTCAGGTGAATGCAGCATCCTTATGCTCAATACCCTGAATATGACAAATATTCTCTGATGTTACAAGAACAATTGCAACCTTGAAGGGCATAAATAAATAGACGCTAACATTATCTGCCATCTATTATTGGTTTGTTTAAATGATAATAGTAGATCTTGGTTCGTAGTCCGAGAGCTAATTAACTATCGGAAATTGGATGCATTGAAACTTTTAAGAAtctaataaatatttatatttttatgcAGATGTACTTCAGGTTCTGCAACTTCTCAAAGCTAACAAAATCTTCTCCCGTGAAGGTAACCGCACGCTAACTATGCATAATGACATTCATCAACATCGATCAATACTATGTATCCACAAGAATGGAAAAAATATAGACGCTGGAATAGCCTTTTAACAAACTTGTGGTGCAATTGTCCTGAATTACTTTTTTTGTAATTAGGAAGTTTACAagtattaaattataaaaattatttatccATCTCCTTTTTTTGGTTACTTATACATCTTCTTTTTTTATCTTTTTGGTTTTGAAAATACTTGCATTATTCAGTGTGAATTTAGTAGTGGAGCTAAGAGGTTTACTTTAGTTTTTTAGAGTGCATCTTATAAATATAAAGCGCTTGAACAAATTATATAATACAAAATGTCATATTAAgaattaaattttataaaaaaatatatatatatattgcatattTTAGTAATTAGACAAcgaatataattatataaaaaagCTAACCTTTGTCATACTAATTATATTTGAACCTATACAAATCTGTATAAAGATTAATAGGTTAGTTATCAGAGAAGTCCTGATTATAATCTTGTACAGTAATTTAAGCAATGATTGCTCCATTGATGGTGGGAACAATTTTCTAGGAAGTTGACACTAAAAGTTTAACTTTCAATTCTCGAACTCAAAATAAATTTGCTGTTATAATATGCTTAGAGTATAACTCTTAAGTTCTTCATTTTTTCTTTATATTTATGGTTTAGGGACAACAACACAGTCTCTGTGATTACTGAGTCAAGTATGCAGCTCTAATGTTTGTGGGAATTAATAATTGTTCAATTGTACCACTAGTAGTTAGAGTTGAAAGAACAACTTTTTATAGAGAAATAGATTGTTTACAGATTAATAATTTCACAGTGCACTGATTTTCAAAACACTATGAATGCGCCAGGCATCCCATTTTATGGAACCATAAAGTGGTACATAAAGGATCATTATGATTTTTACTGAAATTAAGTGAACCTGGTGTCACTACTTCAGTAGTTTTGCTTGGTTTCTGTAAACTTTTGATATTAAGCATATGAAGCTGTGCAGAAAAGAAAGATAGGATATGGGAAAGCAAACTTGTTTGATTCAAAATACTGCAATCTCACATATGAGTTTATTACACTACATGCTTGTTATTTTATCCACTACAGTCCATACATCCATAACAAACTATTAAATGATTCAGACAAGTACTCTTAGTACCATTACACTTGTCATTCTTAACATACTAAATAAGACAAAAAAGAATAGTTCACTGCAGTAATAATGTGAAAACTATTCCTGCTGTTTTTTCAGCAAACTTGGTGAAATATCTTGGCTTCAAGGTACTGCATGGGACTGCATGTCTTCTTCTCCTTCAATACTCTCCCTCAAGATGGGCGTAGGTGCAACCGGAACCCCAACCTTGTGCAATAGATAGTTATGTTGCTTCACTGTTAAGGGCTTTGTCATGAGATCTGCAAGTTGTTGATGCGAAGGAACGTGAACAGTAGTAACATAACCATCTGCAATTTTATCACGAATGTAGTGGCAATCGAGCTCGATGTGCTTTGTTCGCTCATGTAACATAGGATTCGCAGCATTAGACAACGCAACTTGATTGTCACTCTTTAGAACAGTGGGAGGTAAAGTTGAAAGACCCGGATCTTTGAGTAAGGCTGTCAACCAAGTAATTTCACAGCATGTTTAGGCCAAAGCTCGATATTCCGCTTCAGTCATGGACCGAGCAACAACAGATTGTTTCTTAGTTTTCCACGAGATAGGAGAGGTACTAAGCAAAACACAGTAGCCAGTAGTGGATTTTCATGTGGTTGGGCAACTAGCCCAATCACTATCACAATATGCCGTTAGTTGAGCTGCAGAAGTAGAAGCTAGAAGTATGCCTTGTCCAGGATTCATGAGTAAATAACGAAGCACACGCTTTGCAGCTTGCATGTGGAAATTAGTGGGACGTTACATGAATTGAGCAAGGTTGTGCACTGGAAAGCTCAAGTCAGGGTGAGTGAGAGTAAGATAAATCAATTTACCCAGAAGCGTTTGAAATGGATAAGGATCTAGAAGGATGGTTCCTTTTTCTAGAGTAAGTTTGAAATGAGAATCCATAGGTAACTTCAGAGGAGTAGCATTGAGCATCCCAAATTCTTCCAAGAGATCAAGCACATATTTCTTTTGTGAGATAAAAAATCCATCTGTTGTCCTATCGATTTCGAGACCCAAGAAATATGTGACAGAACCTAAGTTCTTCATATGAAATGTACTACACACCACAGACTTTAAGCTGATAATAGAAGTATCACAGTTCACACTTATCAAAAGATCATCAACATATATTAAAACAAGGGTTATAGAGGTAGGTGTGACTTTGGTGTATAGGCTGTAATCAGCCTTGGAGTGAGTAAAACCAGCAGCCAAGAGAGTCTCATACAACTTGTTAAACCATTCACGTGGTGCCTGTCACAAGCCATATAAAGCTTTAATCAGTCGACATACCAACATAGTTGATAATTGTGCATGTATCTCACCCAGATTATGTGAAATTCCACTCTCAAGTCCAGAGTAACCTTGTGGAAACTTCATATACATGATTTCATTCAATGTTCCATGTAAGAACGCATTGGAAATGTCCATGTGAATAACATCCCAAACCATCATAGCTGCAACAGCCAACAAAGCTCGCAATGTTGACATTTTTGCAACAGGAGTGAAAGTTTCCATGTAATCGATTCCATAGGTTTGCTTGTTTCCCAACACAACTAACTGTGCTTTATATTTGTCCACAGACCCATCAGGTTTGTACTTTGTTTTGAAGATCCATTTGTATCCAATAGCTTTCCTATTTGGTGGAAGCTCAGTGATCTCCCATGTGTGATTAAGCTCAAGTGCCTCGAGTTCTTCATTCATAGCATCAACCCATTGTGGTTGTGTTATGGCCTGTTGGAAATGTACAGGGTCCTTGTGCTCTGCAATTCTTGCCAAGAAGCACCCAAAAGTCCTGTTTACAGGTTGACATATCACTGCAGATGCACTAACCGCGGTATTGGATAGTGGTTTGACAAAATCTTCTAACCATTGTGGTGGCTTGACATTTCTAGTAGAGCGTCGCAGCACTGGACTTGTTGTAGTTGTTGGAGAGCTCACCTCCTCACTTGATTCTTCTACTGTATCAGCAATGTGTGTACAGGTGGGTTGGTATTTGTCTCATCTTCTTCACTATCAGAAAGTGGAGTTGAGAGAGTGCTATCATTGTCATCTATATAAGCTGGTGGCTCTGGCTGTTTCAGTGTAACAGGAAATGGCTGGATGAAGGAAGGAGTAGAGCTTTTATTGAGTGGAAACACTTGTTCATTGAACACTACATGTCTTGTGATATAAATTTGCATTGAGACTAAATTGAGCAAACGAAATCACTTTTATAAGCTAGGATAACCCACAAAAACCGATGGATATCCTCTAGCAGGAAACTTATCATTATGACAACTTGGATCTTTTCCAAAAGTGAGACATCTGAATACCTTCAGGTGTTCATAAGTAGGCACTTCTTCATGCAACTTCTCATAGGGTGTGCAGAAATTCAATGTTGCATTTGGTAACAAATTGATCAAGTGTGCTGCAATTAAAATGCACTCTCCCCAAAAAGACAAGGGAAGGCCTGATTGAAAACGCAATGCACGAGCTACCTCTAGTAGATATCGGTGCTTCCTTTCCACCCTTGCATTTTGATGAGGTGTGTAAGGATAcaatttttgatgaagaatgccTTTCTGATTCATGAACTCAATACATGTTTTATCAGAAAACTCAAGCGCATTATCAGTTCTTATAGTACGAATCTCACCCTTCAAGTGTGTAACCACATAATTTTGAAATGCCATCATAACACTAAGATAATCTGATTTTTTAGTTAACAAGTAGATCCAAGTCATTCTGCTATAGTCATCTACAATGGTGAGAAAGAATCAAAATTTACCTCGTGTGAGAACTTTATACGGTCCCCAAATGTCGACATGAACAAGAGAAAATTCTGCAGCTGCCCGAAAAGTGCTAACCGGAAATGGTTGATTTGTCAGCTTTGCCATTGGACAAGTAAGGCGCACTTGGGTTTGATTGTTCAGAAAAGGATTTATCCAGTCAATATGCTTCATCTTGGACAAAGAAGCATTCCCTAGTCTTTGATGCCAAAGACTGAATTTGTTTACAGAGCTAGTGTCTGCAACTACACTCATGCATACCTCTGAAGGGTCTGTTTTGCACTGCAGATAATACAGACCTTCTTTAAGAACTCCTTTTTCTATCACCTTCTTTGTTTTCGAGTTAATAACCACACATTGACTTGGCTAAAACAACACATCACATAGTGCATCCTTGGCCAATTTGTGAATTGACAAAACATAGTGAGTAAATAAGGGAACATACAACTTTAAACTATTTGGAAGAATAACATCCCCTATGTGACTTATAGAGGCTGTAGCTCCAGTGGGTAATTTTATGGTGAAAGTAGAGGGTGCTACCTTCACATTGACTAAATTATCCAGTGAACATGTCATGTGGTCGGATGCACCTGGGTCAACAATCCATTCCCCTTGTTTTGTCACTGTCACCTCCTTTACTTTGCCTTTCTGTGCATTCACCATTCCTAGAAAAACATACCCGAGCTCCTCATCTGGGTCATTACGTTTGTAGCTATCTTTGGGCAACAATTTCAACAGCTGCTCAAGTTGGTGAGTAGTCATTGTCATTTCCTCAGAACTGTTCACATTGCCTTGTGCATTGTTAGCCATCTTGGTTACACCTATCATGTTTGAGACAAACTTTTGCCCTGGTTTTCGATACTTATGATGCCACTTGGGGTACCCCCACCACAGTCCAATATCGCTCTCTAGTATGACCTTTAAGACCACATGCCATACAAATCATCACCTTTTCAGTGCTCCCCTTGCTATACATAGCAGAAACATCAGTTTTACTCACAAGGGATAGATTTAAGACTTCCCTTTGTGACTCCTCTTGTTGCACAACAGCATATGCCATTTCAACAGAAGGCAGAGGAGATATCATAAGTAACTGACTCCTTTGAGCACTGTACAAATTATCAAGACCATTAAGAAATTGGAATAACTTTGCTTCCTCTTTCATGGTTTGTATGGCCATTAGTAACTTATTAACATCTGGTGTCATGATATTAACTGTTGGTAACCCATTCATAGACTCGAGCTCTTCCCAGAGAGAGCTCAAACTTGTGAAATACTCATGAACTTTGGCACCGTTTTGTTTTAAATTAAAGAGATCTCGACTAAGCTTGTATTTGTGAGAACCATTTGTTAAGGAAAATGTTTGGGAAGTTGAGACCAAATTTCACTAGCAGTACTGATAAATAAAATGGAGGATTATTAGTATCAGACATGTTATTATGAATCCAGGAGATTACCATATTGTTAACAGTGTCCCATTGAGCTGCCTCATTCATGCTGTAGTGCTGCGAGTGACTGAACCGTTCACAAAGCCAGGCTTCCTTTTTGCTGAGACTTAAATCTCAAACTGTCTTTTCCATGCTCTATAATCAACAGCTCCCTGCAATTTTGACACACTAATCGATAGTGGGCCATCAGAGGGGTGCAAGAACAAGGGATTTTGTAAATTTGAGTAGGAGAGCCTACTACTAGTACTGCTTGATGCCATAGATCTGAAAAACAAACTCCTAGAATAAACACCTAGAGTGACATATCAAGAATAAACAAACGACCAGCGATTTAAACTGTATACTCTCTCTATTTACTTTATTCTACTCTCAAGCTAGCATatacagctctgataccatgtaAACATTTGATATTAAGCATATAAAGCTGTGCAGAAAAGAAAGAG is a window from the Apium graveolens cultivar Ventura chromosome 1, ASM990537v1, whole genome shotgun sequence genome containing:
- the LOC141712533 gene encoding uncharacterized protein LOC141712533; amino-acid sequence: MNEAAQWDTVNNMLSRDLFNLKQNGAKVHEYFTSLSSLWEELESMNGLPTVNIMTPDVNKLLMAIQTMKEEAKLFQFLNGLDNLYSAQRSQLLMISPLPSVEMAYAVVQQEESQREVLNLSLVSKTDVSAMYSKGSTEKVMICMACGLKGHTRERYWTVVGVPQVAS